A single Ignavibacteriales bacterium DNA region contains:
- a CDS encoding PD40 domain-containing protein — MVRLVLFLLAGVLVSAFAQQSDREYQSYLAHIAAANNSLRLDEAPAAEKWLEAAPEKFRNWEWHFLKKRAAGPSERITVQEFVPLKTNYSPDGKFLVSGSTKGDVVVLNSSDGTEVKRLTGHKAAVYNAKFSPDGRLVVTCSRDTTIRIWDFASGKELRRIYTSGHGLADIDIHPDGKMILFGSWYLKEGGVKGILSLWDIEGKNLWTTEYDVKPVVSVKFSPDGNLFAAGTWNWVVPVWSTETRELKSTFDFNDVPVYSAIDDISFSPDGKTIAAATKNGTPRVWSLETGKLLYELRGHRKGVFSIAYSPDGRFIYTGGADAALYIWETGKGTIVNKLFGHRDKIQSIGFRKDGSAFVTSGADTALRIWKGEAGLEFSDRRYRHKSIYAFGLSPDGGYLAMSASDSAIALWNAQKGTPLRLIPALPDLLNDLSFHPSGRYIAGGNWGKQIRIWDTENGSMVRELSGMSGGTSSLSFSRSGNYLSSVSTEKAVFLWNAESGELLSRASLPARPYALCFGPDDKKVICTTSDGMLRMFSVPGLDSLSVVPLNNGMNLKLRVSPGGKYIGIAGSDNNARILDYTSGNIIRVLKGHSQYVWDVAFHPDGKRIATGSADNTVRIWDFTSGETIMILSDFTNPVHGLQFSPDGKKLYANSSGSEIIVYSSD; from the coding sequence GTGGTCCGTTTGGTTTTGTTTCTTTTAGCCGGGGTTTTGGTATCAGCTTTTGCTCAGCAGAGTGACAGGGAGTACCAGTCGTATCTTGCTCATATAGCAGCAGCTAACAACTCACTCCGTCTTGACGAAGCTCCCGCTGCTGAGAAATGGCTTGAGGCCGCTCCGGAAAAATTCCGTAACTGGGAGTGGCACTTTCTTAAAAAACGAGCTGCTGGTCCTTCTGAAAGGATAACTGTTCAGGAGTTTGTTCCTTTAAAGACCAATTACTCACCTGACGGAAAATTTCTTGTATCAGGCAGCACAAAAGGGGATGTAGTGGTGCTGAACTCCTCAGACGGAACTGAAGTAAAAAGACTTACCGGACACAAGGCAGCGGTATATAATGCCAAATTCTCGCCTGACGGCAGACTGGTGGTAACCTGTTCAAGAGATACAACTATAAGAATCTGGGACTTTGCATCCGGTAAGGAACTGAGACGTATATATACATCCGGGCACGGACTTGCAGATATTGATATACACCCCGATGGAAAGATGATACTTTTCGGGTCATGGTACCTGAAGGAAGGTGGAGTGAAAGGCATTCTGTCGTTGTGGGATATCGAAGGCAAAAATCTCTGGACTACTGAGTATGATGTTAAGCCGGTTGTTTCTGTAAAGTTCAGCCCTGACGGAAATCTATTTGCTGCCGGGACCTGGAACTGGGTAGTTCCGGTGTGGAGCACGGAGACCAGAGAGCTGAAAAGCACATTTGATTTTAATGATGTGCCGGTATATTCCGCGATAGATGATATTTCCTTCAGCCCTGACGGGAAAACCATTGCTGCCGCAACAAAAAACGGGACTCCGCGTGTATGGAGTCTTGAAACCGGAAAGCTGCTTTATGAACTGCGAGGACACCGCAAGGGAGTGTTCAGTATTGCCTACTCCCCTGACGGCAGGTTTATTTACACCGGCGGAGCGGATGCCGCGCTGTATATATGGGAAACCGGTAAAGGCACCATCGTGAATAAACTTTTCGGACACAGGGATAAAATCCAGTCAATCGGTTTTAGAAAAGACGGTTCAGCATTTGTTACCTCTGGTGCTGATACCGCTCTCAGAATATGGAAAGGAGAAGCCGGTCTTGAGTTCAGCGACAGAAGGTACAGACATAAAAGTATATATGCATTCGGACTTTCCCCTGACGGCGGGTATCTTGCCATGAGTGCATCAGACTCAGCGATTGCGCTCTGGAACGCGCAGAAGGGCACACCGCTGAGACTGATACCTGCCCTGCCCGATTTGCTTAACGATCTGAGTTTTCATCCGTCTGGCAGATATATAGCCGGCGGCAACTGGGGAAAGCAGATACGAATCTGGGATACTGAAAACGGAAGCATGGTGCGGGAGCTCAGCGGAATGAGCGGCGGAACCAGCAGTCTCTCCTTCAGCCGGTCGGGCAATTATCTCTCATCAGTTTCAACTGAGAAAGCAGTATTTCTCTGGAATGCTGAAAGCGGTGAATTGCTTTCCAGGGCATCGCTTCCCGCAAGGCCTTATGCGCTCTGCTTTGGACCGGATGATAAAAAAGTTATCTGTACCACAAGCGACGGCATGCTCAGAATGTTTTCCGTTCCCGGACTTGATTCTCTTTCGGTTGTTCCGCTGAATAATGGCATGAACCTAAAACTTCGTGTCAGTCCCGGCGGAAAATATATCGGTATCGCAGGCTCTGATAATAACGCAAGAATACTTGATTATACATCTGGTAATATCATCAGGGTACTGAAGGGACATTCGCAATACGTCTGGGATGTTGCGTTTCATCCTGACGGAAAACGGATTGCAACAGGAAGTGCGGATAATACCGTCAGAATATGGGATTTCACCTCAGGTGAAACCATTATGATACTCTCAGATTTTACCAATCCGGTTCATGGCCTTCAGTTTAGCCCGGACGGAAAAAAACTGTATGCGAATTCTTCAGGAAGTGAAATTATTGTTTACAGCTCGGATTGA